From Microplitis mediator isolate UGA2020A chromosome 11, iyMicMedi2.1, whole genome shotgun sequence, one genomic window encodes:
- the LOC130676902 gene encoding uncharacterized protein LOC130676902: MAQILAMHEDVIFDESIAHYEVHAYQPYASSSYNNNNEIQIAIQDQNLYLLPKIDRNSNVGVTSVIKGYESQSPRQVSILENAGWLMNDTTSLNDANGNFGLSIPMSTLLGFAEHYLQVVFGARHKLIIKRTDVDINAVMQTADEDFKITLEKMKWMMPSIKVSDKVKVGLLDSIAKDPIISMSFRTWELYEYPLLPATTKQIWAIKTSTQLEKPRYVVLRFQTARKKNLRANANKFDHCNIHDVQLYLNSQCYPYANLNLDIANNQFALLYDMYANFQTSYYNKESEPLLSKAKFLEQAPLVVIDCSKQNESLKTGPVDVRLEFELGANAPAGTTAFCLILHDRIVQYNPISGNVQKLM, from the exons ATGGCACAAATATTAGCTATGCATGAAGACGTCATCTTCGACGAATCTATTGCGCACTATGAAGTTCATGCATACCAACCTTATGCATCCTCatcatataataacaataatgagaTTCAAATAGCTATTCaagatcaaaatttatatctattaCCAA AAATCGATCGAAATAGTAATGTGGGTGTGACAAGTGTTATAAAAGGATATGAATCTCAGAGTCCTAGACAAGTTTCGATTTTAGAAAATGCTGGTTGGTTGATGAATGATACAACCAGCTTAAATGATGCTAATGGAAATTTTGGTCTATCAATACCAATGAGTACATTATTGGGATTTGCAGAACATTATCTTCAAGTGGTTTTTGGTGCACGGCATAAGTTAATTATCAAAAGAACCGACGTTGACATCAATGCGGTAATGCAAACAGCTGATGAAGACTTTAAAATTACtctagaaaaaatgaaatggaTGATGCCATCTATCAAGGTTTCTGATAAAGTAAAAGTTGGATTATTGGACTCCATAGCTAAAGACCCAATAATATCTATGAGTTTTCGTACATGGGAATTGTATGAGTATCCGTTGCTTCCGGCTACAACAAAACAAATATGGGCTATTAAAACATCGACTCAGTTGGAAAAACCTCGATATGTAGTGTTAAGATTTCAAActgcacgaaaaaaaaatcttcgcgCAAATGCAAACAAATTCGATCATTGTAATATTCATGATGttcaactttatttaaattcacaatGTTATCCATACGCAAATTTAAATCTTGATATAGCTAACAATCAATTTGCTTTATTGTACGATATGTATGCGAATTTTCAAACTTCGTACTATAATAAAGAGTCTGAGCCTTTACTTTCTAAAGCTAAATTTTTAGAACAAGCTCCACTCGTTGTTATAGATTGTTCGAAGCAAAATGAGTCACTGAAAACTGGACCTGTGGACGTTCGTTTAGAATTTGAGTTAGGGGCTAATGCTCCAGCGGGGACTACggcattttgtttaattttacacGATCGTATAGTACAATATAATCCTATAAGTGGCAATGTACAAAAACTCatgtga